One window of Salminus brasiliensis chromosome 16, fSalBra1.hap2, whole genome shotgun sequence genomic DNA carries:
- the supt20 gene encoding transcription factor SPT20 homolog isoform X4: MQQVLEYALDRAEYIVESARQRPSRRRVSSSGRKSLYQKLYELYIEECEKEPELKKLRRNVNLLEKLVSQESVSCLVVNLYPGNEGYSLMLRGKNGSDSETIRLPYEEGELLDYLDAEELPPILVDLLEKSQVNIFHCGCVIAEVRDYRQSGNAKMPSYQSHHVLLRPTMQTLICDVHAMTSDHHKWTQDDKLQLESQLILATAEPLCLDPSVSVTCTANRLLYNKQKMNTRSMKRCFKRYSRAALNRQQELAHLPTPPQLRLLDYLHKRKDRKSTPFADLKISKAGNCVDMWKQNNCQLTAPAEIDVERYAVVEKSVKLEDSQPTQVWPAQDVKDDYIFECEVGGQPQRTKITIFQSTGDPLVYGKIYSAKDPKADDEISDLHLIHPPFLLGSKVDAKRFLAQYKDVYETDVKCEVKILHNSSSVGAPSQLSPTREMEMDGFSPLIQSSVLGKGVKHKPPPIKLPSGSGSTTSSSGNPYNTQAPSGHLKCPTPPPNKGPSLSRKHSIELGQVGLLSPAALSPMQRSGTPKPSTPTPTNTPCSTPHPTDVQGATPSVTPTPQDPAMSQQPALLAPFAQQQMALPVMTIPLPTSISTGTTSSQVMTNTAGLNFINVVGPVCSPQTLMTGSNPMLGCSPGTLTPGINLSGILPPGGLMSGTLPAMQPAAPAGSPFGLNNTQGLRPLNLLQIPGTPLIFNSLQQQQLSQFSPQQQSSQSATSSPQQQGESQTEQGLTAEQGLAAQQTAVINLTGVGGFMSPQTAVAILATSNAAAAANGYGGGSGGSGSAATATFRQPTKK, encoded by the exons ATG cAACAAGTCCTAGAATATGCATTGGATCGGGCTGAG TACATCGTCGAAAGTGCTCGACAACGACCGTCTAGGAGAAGGGTCTCTTCGAGTGGGAGGAAGTCGTTATATCAGAAACTTTATGAACTGTACATTGAAGAGTGTGAAAAAGAGCCAGAGTTAAAG AAACTTAGAAGAAATGTGAATCTACTAGAGAAGCTGGTGTCACAGGAGTCAGTCTCGTGCCTGGTGGTCAACCTGTACCCTGGAAATGAAGGATACTCATTGATGCTCAGAGGCAAAAATGGATCTG ATTCAGAGACAATTCGTCTTCCGTATGAAGAAGGAGAGTTACTGGACTACTTGGATGCTGAGGAGCTACCTCCTATCTTGGTGGACCTTCTAGAAAAATCTCAA gTGAACATATTTCACTGTGGCTGTGTGATCGCAGAGGTCCGAGATTACCGACAGTCTGGGAATGCTAAGATGCCCTCTTATCAGAGCCACCATGTACTGCTGAGACCAACTATGCAG ACCCTGATCTGTGATGTCCATGCCATGACAAGTGATCACCACAAGTGGACACAG GATGATAAGCTGCAGCTGGAAAGCCAGTTGATTCTGGCCACAGCAGAGCCTCTATGTCTGGACCCCTCCGTTTCGGTCACCTGCACCGCCAACCGTCTGCTCTACAACAAGCAGAAGATGAACACACGCTCTATGAAACG GTGTTTTAAGAGGTACTCGCGAGCAGCATTGAACCGGCAGCAGGAGCTGGCCCATCTCCCCACACCGCCCCAGCTCCGACTGCTTGATTACCTTCACAAAAGGAAAGACAGGAAATCAACACCTTTTGCAGACCTCAAGATCTCCAAGGCTGGCAAT TGCGTGGACATGTGGAAACAGAATAACTGCCAGCTTACTGCCCCAGCAGAGATTGAT GTGGAAAGATATGCTGTAGTGGAGAAGTCAGTCAAACTAGAGGATTCTCAGCCTACGCAAGTTTGGCCTGCGCAG GATGTGAAGGACGACTATATTTTTGAGTGTGAAGTGGGTGGCCAGCCTCAGAGGACAAAGATCACCATCTTCCAGTCTACGGGAGACCCGTTGGTGTATGGGAAGATTTACAGCGCCAAAGACCCTAAAGCAGATGATGAAATTTCAGATCTGCACCTCATTCACCCACC ATTCCTCCTTGGTTCGAAGGTAGATGCTAAACG GTTTTTGGCTCAATATAAGGATGTTTATGAGACTGATGTAAAGTGTGAAGTGAAGATATTGCACAACTCCAGTAGTGTGGGAGCCCCGAGCCAACTCTCGCCTACCAGGGAGATGGAG ATGGATGGATTCTCACCGCTGATCCAGTCATCAGTGCTGGGGAAGGGAGTGAAGCACAAACCTCCCCCCATTAAACTGCCCTCTGGCTCTGGCTCCACCACCAGCTCCTCAG GTAATCCCTACAATACGCAAGCCCCCAGTGGCCATCTGAAGTGCCCAACCCCGCCGCCCAATAAGGGTCCATCTCTGTCACGGAAGCACTCCATTGAATTAGGCCAGGTTGGCCTGCTGTCTCCGGCTGCACTCTCCCCCATGCAGA GATCAGGAACGCCCAAGCCATCCACGCCCACCCCAACCAACACCCCCTGTTCCACGCCGCATCCAACAGACGTTCAGGGCGCCACACCATCGGTGACACCCACCCCCCAGGACCCAGCCATGTCCCAGCAGCCGGCGCTGCTTGCGCCCTTTGCCCAGCAACAGATGGCTCTGCCCGTCATGACCATCCCGCTGCCCACCTCCATCAGCACGGGCACCACCTCGTCCCAGGTCATGACTAACACTGCGGGGCTGAACTTCATCAACGTGGTGGGCCCTGTCTG CAGCCCCCAGACTCTAATGACTGGCTCTAACCCCATGCTGGGCTGTAGTCCTGGTACGCTGACACCTGGGATAAACCTGAGTGGAATTTTGCCTCCAGGAGGCCTAATGTCCGGCACACTGCCTGCCATGCAGCCTGCAGCTCCTGCAG GTAGTCCTTTTGGCCTGAACAATACCCAAGGTTTGCGGCCACTCAATCTTCTACAG ATCCCTGGTACGCCGCTCATCTTTAACtctttgcagcagcagcagctctcgCAGTTCTCTCCACAACAACAGAGCAGCCAATCTGCCACCTCCAGCCCACAACAACAGGGGGAGTCG